One genomic region from Reichenbachiella ulvae encodes:
- a CDS encoding HAD family hydrolase, translating to MNIKAIIFDLGGVIINLDEVATVKAFAELANHSVEQVMQHYQISDAFKQYEMGLISSEAFRQEIRTMMNTEATDSAIDQAWNAMLGAIPIERLQLMLDLQQNYEVMVLSNTNEIHEQAFNQTLRNVSGKNSLHDFAHQVYFSHRLNLRKPNKDIYEEVLRQSGFEAKDCIFLDDKKENLIGAESVGLHTFHVATPNDIFKITEHV from the coding sequence TTGAATATCAAAGCTATTATTTTCGATTTGGGCGGGGTGATCATCAACCTCGACGAAGTTGCTACAGTGAAAGCCTTTGCTGAGTTGGCCAATCATTCTGTAGAGCAAGTGATGCAGCACTATCAAATTTCTGATGCCTTCAAGCAGTACGAGATGGGATTGATCTCCAGTGAGGCCTTTCGTCAGGAAATCCGAACCATGATGAATACAGAGGCAACTGATTCAGCCATCGATCAAGCCTGGAATGCGATGCTAGGAGCCATTCCTATAGAACGACTTCAACTGATGCTCGATCTGCAACAGAACTATGAGGTCATGGTACTCAGCAATACCAACGAAATCCACGAACAGGCTTTCAACCAAACACTAAGAAACGTCAGCGGCAAAAACAGCCTTCATGATTTTGCCCATCAGGTGTATTTTTCTCATCGCCTGAACCTAAGAAAGCCCAACAAAGACATCTATGAGGAAGTTCTGCGACAGTCCGGCTTTGAAGCCAAAGACTGTATCTTTCTGGATGACAAAAAAGAGAACTTAATCGGGGCAGAATCAGTAGGTTTGCACACCTTCCATGTAGCGACACCCAATGATATTTTCAAAATAACTGAGCATGTCTGA